A genomic window from Pungitius pungitius chromosome 12, fPunPun2.1, whole genome shotgun sequence includes:
- the sun1b gene encoding SUN domain-containing protein 1 isoform X6 has product MSRRSLRLQTGAGHHGNETLDEYSQSHSSSYTSTRRETRSLRSKKQQSSSSSLSFPLSQAATPRKTLSFSAANTPINNSSSSGIIIHEGNTASDGSLLTSTLDQSHLRQRTVTTTTTSTTVDGHWGSNSSNDHQSSKLNGGASASKSHHSLVNGYICNDCSFHSQKTDSPITQSSSSSSSLLLSSKAAGASSEGLFSSSTSSPFTRIYSRDRSQRKKTGVLVSVSNTCVHYSKRALAPIVSLVTLLFNNVLWLGSRARSPPGKGVLASFSDSMRQAMSSSLSQLWIFKQTTLHRMVGYRANGYEGQAHSSFCGSMNVKDLRTEDASHLKLNGSLCDDCKGKQHSETHTVLLTHSSRCRRLLGGLWSVVAFTGHFLIQPGHCVAKAGQALGSWVGRVVQRLLLLCWMLLAAPVKAVRGLVWFLATGWYQLVSLMSLLNVFFLTRCLPKLWRLLLLLLPLFLLLALWLWGPSTAVLLAYLPAVNLTEWRLASPLSNVVQVSAPSPASVPVPAAETPVEVTPATPVSQALPSLPPAVVSSVDLERLERVERQLTLLWEQVQQGDQRQQQRHGDVLGLYSSLREQLHTQTDRESLGLWVSTLLEQRLGVLRGELEQENTGRAQSAEQQKQQQEGQATRLADLELQLNALAAMTEEVQQKQKQQQQHEHEKQGRETKITSTATVPISVGVKQEDHDALLVEVQRLELELAGIREDLQGVVGCKGKCEQLDTLQETISSQVSSQVRKELQALFFGSGEPGVVPESLILWLSQRYVTTPDLRASLSSMELSILRNVSQQLELNRAQTLGEAESQAQTIVKTVTGTVQHAAAAEGLTEEQVKLIVQNALRLYSQDRTGLVDYALESGGGSILSTRCSETYETKTALMSLFGLPLWYFSQSPRVVIQPDVYPGNCWAFKGSQGYLVIRLSLRILPTSFCMEHIPRAMSPTGNITSAPRNFTVLGLDDEYQEEGKLLGHYTYEEDGESLQSFSVTEQNDRAFQIIEVRVLSNWGHPEYTCMYRFRVHGEPRPQ; this is encoded by the exons ATGTCACGGCGGAGCCTGCGTCTGCAGACAGGTGCCGGACACCACGGCAATGAGACCCTGGATGAATACTCCCAGAGCCACAGCAGTAGCTACACCAGCACAAGGAGAGAGACAAG GTCGCTGCGCAGTAAAAAGCAGCAGTCCAGTTCCAGCTCACTGTCTTTCCCCTTGAGCCAAGCCGCCACGCCGAGGAAAACCCTCTCCTTCTCAGCTGCAAATACCCCGattaacaacagcagcagcagcggcatcATCATTCATGAAGGCAACACAGCTTCTGATGGCTCTTTGCTTACCTCCACCCTGGACCAGTCCCACCTGAGACAACGCACCGTCACCACAAccactacttctactactgtGGATGGACACTGGG GGAGTAACTCCAGCAACGACCACCAGTCGTCAAAGCTCAACGGCGGCGCCAGCGCATCAAAATCCCACCACTCACTCGTCAATGGATACATCTGCAACGACTGCTCTTTCCACTCTCAGAAGACCGACTCCCCTATCACGcagtcttcatcatcatcatcatcattattattatcatctaaGGCAGCAGGAGCTTCCTCAGAAggcctcttctcttcctccacctcgtcCCCGTTCACAAGAATATACTCCAGGGACAGGAGTCAAAGGAAAAAGACCG GTGTCCTGGTGTCTGTGTCTAACACGTGTGTGCACTACAGCAAACGAGCCCTGGCCCCCATAGTGTCCTTAGTCACCCTgctcttcaacaatgtgctcTGGCTGGGTTCACGGGCCAGGAGCCCCCCAGGAAAAG GTGTCCTTGCATCTTTTTCGGACTCAATGAGACAAGCCATGTCCTCCAGTCTGTCCCAACTGTGGATATTTAAGCAGACCACTCTTCACAGGATGGTGGGCTACAGGGCTAATGGCTATGAAGGACAAG CCCACTCAAGCTTCTGTGGAAGCATGAATGTGAAGGATCTGAGGACCGAAGATGCATCACATCTCAAACTCAATGGTTCCCTGT GCGATGACTGTAAAGGGAAGCAGcattcagagacacacactgtcctcctcACACACTCCTCCAGGTGTCGACGCCTGTTGGGGGGACTGTGGAGCGTCGTAGCTTTTACAG GTCACTTTCTCATCCAGCCAGGTCACTGTGTGGCGAAAGCAGGCCAAGCGTTGGGATCATGGGTTGGAAGAGTGGTGCAGAGGCTCCTGTTGTTATGCTGGATGCTCTTGGCAGCTCCAG TGAAGGCAGTCAGGGGACTTGTGTGGTTCCTTGCTACAGGATGGTACCAGCTGGTGTCTCTGATGTCGCTCCTCAACGTCTTCTTTCTGACGCG ATGTCTTCCCAAACTCTGGAGGCTCCTATTGCTCCTTTTgccccttttcctcctccttg CTCTCTGGTTGTGGGGTCCGTCCACTGCCGTCCTGCTCGCCTACCTGCCAGCCGTAAACCTAACCGAGTGGCGTCTCGCGTCTCCCTTGTCTAACGTGGTGCAAGTTTCTGCTCCATCTCCTGCCTCCGTACCTGTCCCTGCAGCAGAAACTCCAGTAGAGGTCACCCCAGCCACCCCGGTCTCACAGGCACTA CCGTCTCTTCCCCCTGCGGTGGTCTCGAGTGTGGACTTGGAGAGATTGGAGCGTGTGGAGCGCCAACTGACCCTGCTGTGGGAGCAGGTCCAGCAGGGCgaccagaggcagcagcagcggcacgGGGATGTCTTGGGTCTCTACAGCAGCCTGAGGGAGCAGCTCCACACTCAGACCGACAGGGAGAGCCTGGGATTGTGGGTGTCCACCCTGCTGGAGCAGAGGCTCGGGGTGTTGAGGGGAGAGCTGGAGCAAGAGAACACCGGCAGAGCACAG AGCGCAGAGcagcagaaacagcagcaaGAGGGTCAGGCAACACGGCTGGCTGATTTAGAGCTGCAGCTCAATGCTCTGGCTGCTATGACTGAG GAGGTGcaacagaagcagaagcagcagcagcaacatgaaCACGAGAAGCaaggaagagaaacaaagaTCACTTCAACAGCAACAGTTCCTATCAG TGTGGGTGTGAAGCAGGAGGACCATGATGCTCTGCTGGTGGAGGTGCAGAGACTTGAGTTGGAGCTGGCCGGGATCAGAGAGGACCTGCAGGGTGTGGTGGGATGTAAGGGCAAGTGTGAGCAGCTGGACACACTACAGGAGACT ATCTCCTCCCAGGTCTCCTCCCAGGTGCGTAAGGAGTTGCAGGCCCTGTTCTTCGGCAGTGGTGAGCCGGGAGTGGTGCCCGAGTCCTTGATCCTCTGGCTGTCCCAGCGCTACGTGACCACACCCGACCTGCGGGCTTCCCTGTCCTCGATGGAGCTGAGCATCCTGAGGAACGTGTCCCAGCAGCTGGAGCTTAACCGGGCTCAGACCCTGGGTGAGGCCGAGTCCCAAGCCCAGACCATCGTTAAGACTGTAACCGGAACCGTCCAACACGCCGCTGCTGCAGAGGGACTGACGGAGGAG CAAGTAAAGCTGATCGTCCAAAACGCTTTGAGGCTCTACTCCCAGGATCGAACAGGCCTGGTGGACTACGCCCTGGAGTCTGGAG GTGGCAGCATCCTCAGCACTCGCTGCTCTGAGACATATGAGACCAAGACGGCCCTCATGAGTCTGTTCGGCCTGCCGCTCTGGTACTTCTCCCAGTCGCCGCGCGTCGTCATCCAG CCTGATGTGTACCCTGGTAACTGCTGGGCATTCAAAGGCTCTCAGGGCTATCTGGTGATCCGCTTGTCCCTGAGGATCCTGCCCACCTCTTTCTGCATGGAGCACATCCCCAGGGCCATGTCCCCGACAGGAAACATCACCAGCGCCCCACGCAACTTCACTGTTTTA GGTCTAGATGACGAGTACCAGGAAGAAGGGAAGCTGCTGGGGCACTACACGTACGAGGAAGACGGGGAGTCACTGCAGAGCTTTTCTGTTACG GAGCAGAACGACAGGGCCTTCCAGATCATCGAGGTGCGGGTGCTGTCTAACTGGGGTCATCCAGAATACACCTGCATGTACCGCTTCCGAGTGCATGGAGAACCCCGGCCTCAGTGA